A single genomic interval of uncultured Desulfobulbus sp. harbors:
- a CDS encoding RHS repeat-associated core domain-containing protein: protein MINLIFRNYLLILAMAFVCNDCLAAVSCSITPAEILKGENATLSCDAGVDLPDGYSFKHNYDGSTNYLWTLSGGPRYYSAEYGSSSSLGEHTIQFRLYNPAGSIVNTYGPYLYTVVEPKVTSVSPTSAIKGVSTTFTVYGSNLPSSIAMSLEGSSSCGSPFSVSSTSAKITCVPYDIGSKRFYVADQSGGDPISGSTSLYVNVSAPTPSISSVSPTSAIKGVSTTFTVYGSNLPSSIAMSLEGSSSCGSPFSVSSTSAKITCVPYDIGSKRFYVADQSGGDPISGSTSLYVNVSAPTPSISSVSPTSAIKGVSTTFTVYGSNLPSSIAMSLEGSSSCGSPFSVSSTSAKITCVPYDTGSKRFYVADQSGGDPISGSTSLYVNVSAADQVPSISINSGPTVSGNELTANVYTSDDNDIVRTSFTIFESGQSNSLAIGTSVSVNSPTSTYNSAANSWGYNPSTATTTTAWSINISGLPDGEYDIEFYAADGVNSEIPSTGKHNFTKISADVPAVTLMPVRESSDPNKDFTFEVQLSGALPAGYGVFLNFDDLQGSWFANTDDGGHIAVPVQSGTTYSLDTSLNKLAIRFFRAGIFYMNGDSNPDNDTMVGSWSNTQTCTLDACLSTVSRSKSYATPAPIGSELFKNVDVARGSYHLAKTDMSVPGIGPSFAFSRAYNSLHASPWTFAYEMKLATVDGNDRQVSIGPREDGRMQYFFKDMVDAWHALNPGDFDQLIEESDGSFTLYTQGNRLYRFADPGTALTGRLQTIEDRLGNALSLGYDTNNNLTKVTDAKGRIYTITRDSSNRISRVTDFTGRYVAYTYNANGMITKVRKMRGDAYYDSYTYHAVSPTYLVSITDARSYPTAQVTIDYTLDNENKPYRVNSITDIAGNATSFLYGVSDKWGGAYTGVAQPKVDSLNHNRVYVFDSKKQIVKMYDAKSAAEALTSDDIVTTKSYMSAADNSRFADLALVSTIKDPNANETTITYDDQVAHGRPETIVDAASRTTEATYSTVIGQENLTPVATISKPGISSPLRYSSFTATGQAKVLTNEEDYTTNQSFSTSTGRLTQTTNPRGNSTNFTYDTNGNLTRTTDALGNQTNRTYDTLGRLATETSPLGLVTTYTYDAHDNILSRRESDGNAIYYITQHGYDASDNLSYTIDPKGHRRDYTYDGMNRKIREEYTVGGELYVTTYTYDALGRLATVTNARSQTTETHYTSRSQVKYKVNPLHETMVTYSYDKNGNVETVTDGEGRVVTTTYDVLNRKIKVTDELGNYQQWTYNTAGQIASYRDARGKTTAYTYDDVGNLTKVTDPAGGITRSTYDGNGNQLTVTDPKSHTTTYTYDALDRRISTRLQNGQQWTYSYDANGNLLTETTPTGERTVKVYDALNRVTQRTEYAADNSIVRQVIFTYDANNNVLSKTGNGTTITYSYDEINRIASITDQYGKTLGYGYDKAGNRTTLTYPGNKIVRYSYDAADRLQSLTDWLNNTTSYSRNDAGQPTEVVYGNGAKVQYAYDASGRLTLLKNVGADEAVISRHNLTLDGRGNVIQADADLPLAPKLPKAVATLTYDNNNRILTAGSDSYNHDSSGRIIKENQSGAQTIYTFDINDHLTSITSGSETLSSYGYDLNNNRVSQVQAGTETRYVIDQLADLPNVVAETSSAGVVSSYYLYGEGLVAQINDAGKVHYYHFDPTGHTLALTDGAGVVTDRYAYAPYGFTTVQGSTHNPFQFVGRYGVMDDGNGLHYMRARYYKEDIKRFMGLDALLGDMVTPQSLNRYAYVQGNPVVWIDPSGESWRAVGYFSLAAVGVAGLIISAPYVAAGSAVVAAVAAVGVSTSTLTTAGSMAALVADLTAEISVENPDDFNISNDIDSSLRFTNYYYSIPYVCTSGNESAAETGEYIGNIISLADSVYSLSTMGNGTWEILTTSVVSSTNITTAMSGIFDYLDNNVSKDKIIPGRCLSSDGSQLWGCQ, encoded by the coding sequence ATGATTAATTTAATTTTCCGGAATTATTTATTAATTCTTGCAATGGCTTTTGTTTGTAATGATTGTCTTGCTGCTGTCTCATGCAGTATTACCCCTGCTGAAATTTTAAAGGGGGAAAATGCAACTCTATCTTGTGACGCGGGGGTTGACCTTCCAGATGGATATAGCTTTAAACACAATTATGATGGATCCACTAATTACCTTTGGACGCTTTCTGGTGGCCCAAGATATTACTCAGCAGAATATGGAAGCAGCTCAAGCTTAGGTGAACATACAATTCAATTCAGACTCTACAATCCAGCTGGATCCATTGTTAATACATATGGTCCATATCTTTACACAGTAGTAGAACCAAAAGTAACTTCTGTTTCACCAACCTCTGCAATTAAGGGTGTAAGCACTACCTTCACGGTATATGGTTCAAATTTGCCTAGCAGCATAGCCATGTCCCTAGAAGGCTCTTCGAGCTGTGGCAGCCCTTTTAGCGTCTCCAGTACATCAGCTAAAATTACTTGTGTTCCATATGATATTGGCAGCAAGCGATTTTATGTAGCAGATCAGTCCGGTGGGGATCCTATCAGCGGTTCCACGAGTTTGTATGTTAATGTATCGGCACCTACTCCTAGTATATCCAGCGTTTCACCAACCTCTGCAATTAAGGGCGTAAGCACTACCTTCACGGTATATGGTTCAAATTTGCCTAGCAGCATAGCCATGTCCCTAGAAGGCTCTTCGAGCTGTGGCAGCCCTTTTAGCGTCTCCAGTACATCAGCTAAAATTACTTGTGTTCCATATGATATTGGCAGCAAGCGATTTTATGTAGCAGATCAGTCCGGTGGGGATCCTATCAGCGGTTCCACGAGTTTGTATGTTAATGTATCGGCACCTACTCCTAGTATATCCAGCGTTTCACCAACCTCTGCAATTAAGGGTGTAAGCACTACCTTCACGGTATATGGTTCAAATTTGCCTAGCAGCATAGCCATGTCCCTAGAAGGCTCTTCGAGCTGTGGCAGCCCTTTTAGCGTCTCCAGTACATCAGCTAAAATTACTTGTGTCCCATATGATACTGGCAGCAAGCGATTTTATGTAGCAGATCAGTCCGGTGGCGACCCCATCAGCGGTTCCACGAGTTTGTATGTTAATGTATCGGCAGCAGACCAAGTTCCATCAATTTCTATTAACAGCGGCCCGACCGTATCTGGTAATGAATTAACTGCAAATGTATATACTTCGGACGACAACGATATAGTTCGGACGTCTTTTACTATATTCGAGTCAGGGCAAAGCAATTCTTTAGCAATAGGCACATCTGTATCTGTCAACAGCCCCACCTCTACCTATAACAGCGCAGCCAATTCTTGGGGTTATAATCCCTCGACCGCAACGACAACAACTGCTTGGTCTATTAATATCTCCGGCTTGCCTGATGGAGAATACGATATTGAATTTTATGCAGCAGATGGTGTCAATTCGGAGATTCCGAGCACTGGAAAACATAATTTTACAAAAATTTCGGCAGATGTTCCAGCAGTTACTCTCATGCCGGTCCGTGAAAGTTCAGATCCCAACAAAGATTTTACCTTTGAAGTTCAATTGTCAGGAGCTTTACCAGCAGGGTATGGCGTTTTTCTAAATTTTGATGATCTTCAAGGTTCATGGTTTGCCAATACCGATGATGGAGGGCACATAGCGGTGCCTGTTCAATCCGGTACCACCTATTCCCTTGACACCAGCCTGAATAAACTCGCAATTCGTTTTTTCAGGGCGGGTATCTTTTACATGAATGGTGACAGCAATCCAGACAACGACACCATGGTAGGCAGTTGGTCAAACACCCAGACCTGCACCTTGGATGCCTGCCTTTCTACAGTATCCCGTTCAAAAAGTTATGCTACTCCTGCGCCCATCGGCAGTGAATTATTTAAAAATGTTGATGTGGCAAGAGGGAGCTATCACTTGGCAAAGACTGACATGTCGGTACCTGGCATAGGCCCATCATTTGCTTTCAGTCGGGCCTACAATTCTCTCCATGCCAGTCCCTGGACCTTTGCCTATGAAATGAAGCTTGCCACGGTTGACGGCAATGATCGACAAGTCTCCATCGGGCCAAGGGAAGATGGCCGTATGCAATATTTTTTCAAGGATATGGTTGATGCCTGGCATGCCCTGAATCCCGGAGATTTTGATCAATTAATCGAGGAGTCTGATGGCAGTTTTACCCTCTACACCCAAGGAAACCGTTTGTACCGTTTTGCGGATCCTGGAACTGCACTCACAGGTCGCCTGCAAACAATTGAGGATCGGCTGGGGAATGCTCTGAGTTTGGGGTACGACACGAATAATAATCTTACTAAAGTGACTGACGCCAAAGGCCGTATCTACACCATCACCCGGGATAGCAGCAATCGTATCTCCAGGGTGACTGATTTTACCGGTCGCTATGTGGCATATACCTATAATGCAAACGGCATGATCACGAAGGTGCGAAAAATGCGTGGTGATGCCTATTACGACAGTTACACCTACCACGCTGTTTCGCCGACCTACCTCGTGAGTATTACCGATGCCCGCTCCTACCCCACCGCACAGGTAACCATTGATTATACCCTTGATAATGAAAACAAGCCCTACCGGGTCAACTCCATCACCGATATTGCCGGCAATGCGACCAGCTTTCTCTATGGGGTCAGTGACAAATGGGGGGGGGCTTACACGGGAGTTGCTCAACCAAAGGTAGACTCGCTCAATCATAATCGGGTCTATGTATTCGATTCAAAGAAACAAATCGTCAAAATGTACGATGCCAAAAGCGCAGCAGAGGCTTTGACAAGCGATGATATCGTAACCACAAAAAGCTACATGAGCGCGGCAGATAACAGCCGATTTGCCGATTTGGCCCTGGTGAGCACAATCAAGGATCCCAATGCAAATGAGACGACTATTACCTATGACGATCAGGTTGCCCATGGCCGCCCTGAGACCATTGTCGATGCCGCCAGTCGAACCACAGAGGCGACGTACTCTACGGTGATTGGTCAGGAAAATTTAACGCCGGTGGCAACCATCAGTAAACCCGGTATCTCCTCCCCGCTTCGATACAGCAGCTTTACCGCCACTGGGCAGGCCAAGGTCTTGACCAATGAGGAAGACTATACGACCAATCAATCCTTTAGCACCAGTACTGGCCGGCTGACGCAAACGACAAACCCCCGCGGCAACAGCACGAACTTTACCTACGATACTAACGGTAATCTCACCAGAACAACCGATGCCCTGGGAAATCAGACCAACCGGACCTATGATACCCTGGGAAGATTGGCCACGGAAACCTCACCGCTAGGATTGGTCACCACCTATACCTATGATGCCCATGATAACATCTTGAGCAGACGGGAAAGCGATGGCAATGCGATTTATTACATCACACAGCACGGCTATGATGCCAGTGATAACCTCAGTTACACCATTGATCCCAAGGGGCACCGGAGGGATTACACCTATGATGGGATGAACCGTAAAATACGGGAAGAGTACACTGTGGGTGGTGAGCTCTACGTTACAACCTATACCTATGATGCCCTGGGACGGTTAGCCACGGTCACCAACGCGCGCAGTCAGACCACTGAAACGCACTATACTTCCCGTAGTCAGGTGAAATACAAGGTTAATCCCCTCCATGAGACCATGGTTACCTATTCCTACGATAAAAATGGCAATGTGGAAACCGTAACCGATGGGGAAGGTCGTGTTGTCACCACCACCTACGACGTGTTGAATCGCAAGATCAAAGTGACAGACGAGCTCGGCAACTACCAGCAATGGACCTACAATACAGCCGGGCAGATCGCCAGTTATCGCGACGCTCGGGGAAAGACCACTGCCTATACCTATGATGATGTGGGGAATTTGACAAAAGTGACCGACCCAGCCGGCGGTATCACCCGCTCGACCTACGATGGGAACGGCAACCAGCTCACCGTGACCGACCCCAAGAGTCACACCACGACCTACACCTACGATGCTCTTGATCGGCGCATATCCACCAGGTTGCAGAATGGCCAGCAATGGACCTACAGCTATGACGCCAACGGCAACCTCCTGACCGAAACCACCCCCACGGGCGAGCGGACCGTCAAGGTCTACGATGCCTTAAACCGTGTCACCCAGCGGACCGAGTATGCCGCCGACAACAGCATTGTTCGCCAGGTCATCTTTACCTACGATGCCAACAACAACGTACTCAGCAAAACCGGCAACGGTACCACGATTACCTATTCCTATGACGAGATCAACCGTATAGCCAGTATCACGGATCAGTATGGCAAGACCCTCGGCTATGGTTATGACAAAGCAGGTAATCGTACAACCTTGACCTACCCCGGCAACAAGATTGTCCGCTACAGTTATGATGCGGCCGATCGTCTGCAGAGTTTGACCGACTGGTTGAATAACACCACCAGCTATAGCCGCAATGATGCCGGCCAACCGACCGAGGTTGTCTACGGGAATGGTGCCAAAGTGCAGTATGCCTATGATGCCTCCGGGCGATTGACTCTGTTGAAAAATGTAGGTGCAGATGAGGCTGTTATCAGTCGGCATAATTTGACCCTCGATGGTCGAGGCAATGTTATCCAGGCGGATGCGGACCTGCCGCTTGCACCCAAGTTGCCCAAGGCTGTTGCCACATTGACTTACGACAACAACAATCGGATTTTGACTGCCGGTTCCGACAGCTATAATCACGATTCAAGCGGTCGCATTATCAAGGAGAACCAATCTGGAGCGCAGACCATTTATACTTTTGACATTAACGATCACCTCACCTCGATTACATCCGGCTCTGAAACCTTGAGCAGTTACGGGTATGATCTCAACAACAACCGGGTGAGTCAGGTTCAAGCTGGGACTGAGACTCGTTATGTGATTGACCAACTCGCTGACCTCCCCAATGTAGTGGCAGAGACAAGCAGCGCGGGGGTGGTCTCCAGCTACTATCTCTATGGCGAGGGGCTGGTGGCCCAGATCAATGACGCCGGCAAGGTCCATTACTACCATTTTGATCCCACCGGACATACCTTGGCCTTGACCGATGGCGCTGGTGTTGTGACCGACCGGTATGCCTATGCTCCATACGGTTTTACGACTGTACAGGGGAGTACCCATAACCCCTTTCAGTTTGTCGGGCGCTATGGGGTGATGGATGATGGCAACGGCCTCCATTACATGCGAGCTCGCTATTACAAGGAGGATATTAAACGTTTTATGGGGTTGGACGCCTTACTTGGAGATATGGTTACGCCGCAATCGTTGAATCGTTATGCTTATGTGCAGGGAAATCCTGTTGTTTGGATTGATCCTAGTGGTGAAAGCTGGCGAGCTGTTGGTTACTTTTCACTTGCTGCTGTAGGTGTTGCGGGTCTAATTATATCCGCTCCTTATGTAGCAGCAGGTAGTGCAGTTGTTGCTGCCGTTGCTGCAGTAGGGGTTTCAACTTCAACACTGACAACAGCTGGATCTATGGCAGCTCTTGTTGCTGATTTGACAGCTGAAATATCTGTTGAAAATCCAGATGATTTCAATATAAGCAATGATATTGATTCATCACTTAGATTTACGAATTATTATTACTCTATTCCTTATGTATGCACTAGTGGAAACGAGTCAGCTGCAGAAACTGGCGAATATATAGGCAATATTATTTCGTTGGCTGATAGTGTTTATTCGCTATCCACGATGGGAAATGGGACTTGGGAGATATTAACTACTTCAGTTGTTAGTTCAACTAATATAACTACAGCTATGTCCGGTATATTTGATTATTTAGATAATAATGTATCGAAAGATAAAATAATACCTGGAAGGTGTTTAAGTAGCGATGGTTCGCAGCTATGGGGATGTCAATAA
- a CDS encoding RHS repeat domain-containing protein — MVLLNNKSALLMIVVALIGSAIPAHAITYIYDQLNRLTKVTYDNKSSIEYSYDSTGNIVSVSVNTVLVDSDSDGIEDSWELSYFANLDIANSTTDFDKDGYTDIQEYLNFTAGQTDPNGIAYNPTVINAPGGTGYVSPQSDADFWNLMIPSIIAATKKPIQKTVPISAIINTLLLD; from the coding sequence ATGGTATTACTCAACAATAAATCTGCCCTACTCATGATTGTTGTAGCCCTAATTGGCTCAGCGATTCCTGCGCACGCAATTACATATATCTATGACCAGCTCAATCGACTCACAAAAGTCACATACGACAACAAGAGTTCCATCGAATATTCATATGATTCGACTGGGAATATTGTAAGCGTCTCTGTGAATACGGTATTGGTTGACAGTGATAGCGATGGAATCGAAGACAGCTGGGAGTTGTCCTATTTTGCGAACCTGGATATTGCAAACAGCACCACCGATTTTGACAAAGATGGCTATACAGACATACAGGAATATTTGAATTTCACCGCAGGCCAAACTGACCCAAACGGAATCGCGTACAATCCAACAGTTATCAACGCACCAGGCGGGACCGGCTACGTTTCCCCTCAAAGCGATGCTGATTTTTGGAATTTAATGATTCCTAGTATAATCGCCGCCACAAAGAAACCTATCCAGAAAACTGTCCCCATTTCAGCAATAATTAACACGCTATTGCTCGACTGA